The following is a genomic window from Bacillota bacterium.
ATAGCAGACGATGAAAACAAGATTCAATAGCTCTAGGATAGAGTTTATAAGTCCGTTTGAGAGAAAATCGGCGACTGAATTGATATAGTTGATTACTCTTACAAGAATTTTGCCGTGAGGTCGGCTGTCATAATAATCGAAGGGAAGTTTCTGAAGATGGATGAACAGGTCAGAGCGCATGTCACTTATTATCGATTGCCCGTTTCTGACATTGAGCTTCGATCTCATTCTGTTGCATAAGACGATTACTACAATAATTGCAAGAAAGCAGATGCCAAGCAGCAATATGGCTTTGACGTTTTTCTGCGGGATATACTTATCGATAACTAATTTAGTTATAAGTGGAGTAAGAAGTCCAAGCAATGCCGAGGTTATACTGCACAAAAATGCTTTTAGAAAATTGAATTTATATTTTTTTACATAATGGAGACTTCGTCGGATATGCACCCAGTTGAAGGGTGCGTCCAACTCCTCGTCTATATTATATTTATTTCGTGCCATATCCTGTAAGCTCCTCTTCTGCCTGCCCGTACTGCAAGAGACAGGTCTGATAATAATAGCCTTTCAATGCCATAAGTTCGTCGTGAGTCCCTGACTCTGCGATCTTTCCCCGGTCGATAACGTATATGCGGTCGGCATGTCTTAGGGAAGAAACACGCTGTGCAATTATCAGCGTTGTAGAGCAGGAGTCGAGTTCTCTTAAATTTTTTTGGATAATGGCCTCGGTTTCCATATCAACTGCCGACGTTGTATCATCAAGTATAAG
Proteins encoded in this region:
- a CDS encoding ABC transporter ATP-binding protein, whose protein sequence is LILDDTTSAVDMETEAIIQKNLRELDSCSTTLIIAQRVSSLRHADRIYVIDRGKIAESGTHDELMALKGYYYQTCLLQYGQAEEELTGYGTK